A single region of the Salvia miltiorrhiza cultivar Shanhuang (shh) chromosome 8, IMPLAD_Smil_shh, whole genome shotgun sequence genome encodes:
- the LOC131000269 gene encoding uncharacterized protein LOC131000269 — MNEYGRYFVVNYGGAFNGYEYIGGSSKNLHIFGDTMASTVYMINYLMMENSLSTNYSLYYLTKRLNGRVYSKNILADDNDLLQLLASQPHFPEIYVVEDDYSGGVYVPSFDLPQSSGYGGESSATFEGGDGLEAIQRYAYLDLSAGDSPAQQSVEPSVTWGNDQSTGWPSWDEPNPYQYDRLITDRCWGPADDQYTYEPQFVEDAGNVDEDYVPSSEAETDTSASEDLSEPENVRRAGIEYAGWQNLQIDEDDDEQVPGADELTNWLVPVIPLDAAAAVVDIEDYQLLPRELSKNMYFNSKDDLIVAIGLWNMKQGKEFSVSKSDSRRVYVKCKHSDTCPFKLHASLQDGVIWGVYKFTNEHSCDGELGRVARIKAPAKVVAAYLAQKIHDDCEILKPKAIQLELRREFGVQIKYDVALRARNRATEMVYGRHDQSFEMLPKYLYMLRQSNPGSRVEWEVDDDGRFKHLFVALAASATPFMFSLRPVIVVDGTHLKGKNRGILFVAVTKDGNESLFPLAYGVGPKENDESWSYFMSRIRRVYGQADPLLIVSDQHISIANAIRNELPNATHGLCYYHLQNNLKHYGKAVVEVYRQAAFAYEKSDFNRAMNALKVMKRAAYDKLMGIGPEKWARSMCPMPVRRYSFMTSNAAEAFNSRLLWARRLPICSMLEAIRIVIEKWFSERLRAAQQIEQGLTVEAGKRVAIEVQKSRRYTAQRLSGMKYKVQTADRSFKVDLEKKKCECRVFQLDQLPCSHSIAAISEAGDTIAEYVDSYYTNDFLIDTYSREVNNLPPRRQWLVPEHIAEQVVLPLIVKGQAGRPKEGRHRGGGEGTSTQADESSSIRRRKPKKCSICHEEGHSKRTCAGRATEPRE, encoded by the exons atgaatgaatatgggagatactttgtggttaattatggaggtgccttcaatggttatgagtacatcggcggctcttctaagaatttgcatattttcggagacacaATGGCCAGTACGGTGTACATGATAAATTACCTGATGAtggagaattcattgagcactaattacagcttgtattatttgacgaagagattaaatggcagggtatacagtaaaaatattcttgccgatgacaatgatttgcttcagttgctggcgtcgcagccacattttcctgagatttatgttgtTGAAGACGATTACAGTGGAGGAGTGTATGTTCCTTCGttcgatctccctcaatcttccgggtatggaggtgaatccagtgcaacattcgaaggtggggacggattggaagcaatccaaagatatgcttatttagacCTATCAGCCGGAGATTCACCGGCGCAACAAAGTGTTGAACCGTCGGTCACTTGGGGTAATGATCAGTCAACGGGTTGGCCTTCATGGGATGAGCCAAATCCGTACCAGTACGATCGCCTAATAACTGATCGTTGTTGGGGTCCAGCTGATGATCAATATACGTACGAGCCTCAGTTCGTGGAGGATGCTGGTAATGTAGATGAAGATTATGTTCCATCGTCTGAAGCCGAGACTGATACAAGCGCCTCTGAAGACTTGTCGGAGCCAGAGAACGTGAGAAGGGCGGGGATTGAATATGCAGGTTGGCAGAATTTGCAGATCGACGAGGATGATGACGAACAGGTTCCTGGAGCAGAtgaactaactaattggttagttccggTTATCCCGTTGGACGCCGCAGCGGCAGTTGTGGATATTGAAGATTATCAGCTATTGCCTCGGGAGTTGTCaaagaatatgtatttcaatagcaaagatgatctgatcgttgcaatcggtctgtggaacatgaagcaggGCAAGGAATTTTCTGTCAGCAAATCAGACAGCAGACGAGTCTACGTCAAATGCAAGCATTCAGATACGTGCCCCTTCAAGCTCCATGCATCGTTACAAGATGGAGTCATTTGGGGAGTGTATAAGTTCACCAATGAGCACTCATGCGACGGTGAGCTAGGGCGCGTAGCGCGAATAAAGGCCCCCGCAAAAGTCGTCGCAGCATATTTAGCACAGAAGATACACGACGATTGCGAGATCTTGAAGCCGAAGGCCATCCAGCTGGAGCTGCGACGTGAGTTTGGCGTACAGATCAAGTACGATGTTGCATTGCGAGCCCGTAATCGAGCCACTGAGATGGTTTATGGTCGACATGATCAGTCCTTCGAGATGCTGCCCAAGTACTTATACATGTTGAGACAATCCAATCCCGGTTCGAGGGTGGAGTGGGAAGTTGACGATGATggccgattcaaacacttatttgttgctcttgcagcttcggctacccctttcatgttcagcttacggccagtgattgtcgtcgatggcacacacttgaagggcaagaataggggtattttgtttgttgcagtGACGAAGGACGGCAACGAGAGTTTGTTCCCACTCGCGTATGGTGTTGGCCCGAAAGAAAACGATGAATCGTGGAGTTATTTCATGTCACGCATTCGACGTGTTTATGGCCAAGCCGATCCACTTTTGATTGTCTCTGATCAGCATATCTCCATTGCCAATGCTATCAGGAATGAGTTACCAAATGCAACCCACGGCCTATGCTACTACCATTTGCAAAATAACCTGAAGCATTACGGTAAGGCAGTGGTCGAGGTGTATCGACAAGCTGCATTTGCGTACGAGAAGTCCGACTTCAATAGGgctatgaacgccctgaagGTTATGAAGAGAGCCGCGTACGATAAACTAATGGGGATTGGGCCGGAGAAGTGGGCTCGTTCGATGTGTCCTATGCCTGTGCGACGCTACAGTTTTATGACATCAAATGCTGCTGAAGCTTTTAATTCCAGATTGTTGTGGGCAAGAAGACTTCCTATATGCTCGATGTTAGAGGCAATCAGAATTGTTATTGAGAAATGGTTCAGCGAGCGACTAAGGGCTGCACAACAAATCGAGCAAGGCTTGACTGTTGAGGCTGGTAAAAGGGTAGCTATTGAAGTCCAAAAAAGTCGTCGATACACTGCACAAAGGTTGAGTGGCATGAAGTATAAGGTGCAAACTGCTGACAGAAGCTTCAAGGTGGATCtagagaagaaaaaatgcgaATGTCGAGTATTTCAGCTAGACCAACTGCCCTGTTCTCATTCAATCGCTGCAATAAG tGAAGCCGGTGATACGATCGCGGAGTATGTAGACTCGTACTACACGAATGACTTTCTTATCGATACTTACTCTCGCGAAGTTAATAATCTCCCGCCGAGACGCCAGTGGTTGGTTCCCGAGCACATCGCTGAGCAGGTTGTATTACCTCTGATTGTAAAAGGTCAAGCGGGGCGCCCAAAAGAAGGTAGACATCGAGGTGGTGGTGAAGGCACCAGCACACAAGCCGATGAGTCTTCTAGTATCAGGCGTCGTAAACCAAAGAAGTGCAGCATCTGCCATGAAGAAGGACACAGCAAGAGA
- the LOC131000271 gene encoding uncharacterized protein LOC131000271, with protein sequence MSAHVAIETTSTTPRTASGGKSRVGETTGDCAAVCCCCPCAVVHLLVLAVYRLPAGIWRKHRRKRLLSKTTDNKLEINRRQSAADERGGECMHGGENYDAVGWDNEMWRRFYWGGFWRSDSRGADD encoded by the coding sequence ATGTCGGCGCATGTAGCGATAGAGACGACATCCACGACGCCAAGGACCGCGAGCGGCGGAAAGAGCCGCGTCGGCGAAACCACGGGCGACTGCGCGGCGGTGTGCTGCTGCTGCCCGTGCGCGGTGGTGCACCTCCTCGTCCTCGCCGTCTATCGCCTCCCCGCCGGCATCTGGAGGAAGCACCGGAGAAAGAGGCTCCTCTCCAAGACAACCGACAACAAACTGGAGATCAATCGGCGGCAGTCGGCGGCGGACGAGCGCGGCGGCGAATGCATGCACGGCGGAGAAAATTACGACGCCGTCGGATGGGATAATGAGATGTGGCGCCGGTTTTATTGGGGCGGCTTCTGGCGGAGCGATTCGAGGGGCGCCGATGATTGA
- the LOC131000272 gene encoding outer envelope protein 61 — MFNGMMDPELIRMAQEQMSRMSPAELARIQQQMMSNPDLMRMATEGMQNLNTEDFKHAAEQLKHTRPEDMAEIGEKMANASPEEIAAMRARMDAQVSYEINGAEMLKKQGNELHNQGKFKLALEKYMRAKKNLKDIPTSKGRNILLACSLNMMSCYLKTKQYEECIGEGTEVLAYDAMNPKALYRRGQAYKELGKLGEAVSDLSKAHEVSLGDETIADSLRDAEERLNKEGGRPHSRGVVIEDITEEATVSSDNCENLNSKSSMLSQQETSQSETSRSASLVEPQSSNNDYFKALKDDPESIRSFQNFISRTDPETLSAISGGKVEGVSPDMIKTASDVIGKMSPEELNKMFQLASSFQGQKNGASFTPGPNPSDLSPDMLKTATDLMAKTSPEDLQKMFEMASSLKGNEAASSSSAGFPGSVPPNMTPDMLKMATDMMNKMPPEERQKMFEMASSLRGQERPSTANNGLRSDEFKTRENLKVNGGDTGESSSSQHFNSSSPPNILNSGADLQEQMRNQLKDPAMRQMFTSMMKNMSPDMMANMSEQFGFKLSREDAEKAQQAMSSLSPDTLDTMMRWADRIQRGVEGAKKTKNFFLGRSGMLLAILMLLLAVMLHWFGFIGK, encoded by the exons ATGTTTAACGGAATGATGGATCCCGAATTGATAAGGATGGCTCAGGAGCAGATGAGTCGGATGTCGCCTGCTGAGTTGGCTCGGATTCAGCAGCAG ATGATGTCCAATCCAGATTTAATGAGGATGGCAACTGAAGGCATGCAAAATTTGAATACTGAAGATTTCAAGCATGCTGCTGAGCAATTGAAACACACTCGTCCGGAGGACATGGCTGAGATTGGTGAGAAGATGGCAAATGCTTCACCTGAAGAGATAGCTGCCATGCGTGCTCGTATGGATGCGCAGGTGTCTTATGAAATTAATGGTGCCGAGATGCTGAAGAAACAG GGAAATGAACTTCACAATCAGGGAAAGTTCAAATTGGCACTGGAGAAATATATGCGT GCAAAGAAAAATCTTAAAGATATTCCTACTTCAAAGGGCAGGAATATCCTTTTAGCGTGCTCTCTTAATATGATGTCGTGTTACTTGAAAACCAAGCAGTATGAAGAGTGTATCGGAGAAGGTACAGAG GTTTTGGCTTATGATGCAATGAACCCAAAAGCTCTCTACCGAAGGGGTCAAGCATACAAGGAATTGGGAAAACTAGGA GAAGCAGTGTCTGACTTGAGTAAAGCACATGAAGTTTCTCTTGGGGATGAAACTATTGCAGATAGCTTAAG GGATGCTGAGGAAAGATTGAATAAAGAAGGAGGCAGACCTCATTCAAGAG GGGTGGTTATTGAAGACATAACTGAAGAAGCCACGGTATCATCTGACAACTGCGAGAATTTGAATTCAAAATCTTCCATGTTATCACAACAAGAAACCAGTCAGTCTGAAACTAGTCGATCTGCTAGCCTTGTGGAGCCTCAGTCATCTAATAATGACTATTTCAAGGCTCTAAAAGATGACCCAGAATCTATCAG ATCCTTCCAGAACTTTATTTCTCGAACTGATCCTGAGACATTGTCTGCTATAAGTGGCGGAAAAGTTGAAGGTGTTTCTCCTGATATGATAAAGACTGCAAGTGATGTTATTGGCAAGATGTCTCCTGAAGAACTcaataaaatgtttcaattggCTTCCTCCTTCCAAGGACAGAAAAATGGTGCCAGTTTTACTCCTGGACCAAATCCATCAGATCTATCACCTGACATGCTTAAGACTGCAACTGACCTGATGGCAAAAACGTCACCCGAAGACCTTCAAAAGATGTTTGAGATGGCTTCATCTTTGAAGGGGAACGAGGCAGCATCATCATCGTCAGCAGGTTTCCCTGGGTCAGTTCCACCAAATATGACACCAGACATGCTAAAGATGGCAACTGATATGATGAATAAGATGCCACCTGAAGAGCGCCAAAAGATGTTTGAGATGGCTTCATCATTGAGAGGACAAGAGCGACCATCAACTGCAAACAATGGATTAAGATCAGATGAATTTAAAACTCGAGAGAATCTGAAAGTAAATGGCGGTGATACTGGTGAAAGTAGTTCCTCCCAACATTTTAATTCAAGTTCACCTCCCAACATTTTAAATTCCGGTGCTGATCTACAAGAGCAAATGAGAAACCAATTGAAGGATCCAGCTATGCGACAG ATGTTCacgtcaatgatgaaaaatatgAGCCCCGACATGATGGCTAACATGAGCGAGCAATTTGGGTTCAAGCTTTCACGAGAAGATGCAGAGAAAGCTCAGCAGGCCATGTCATCTTTGTCACCTGATACTTTGGACACTATG ATGAGATGGGCCGATAGGATTCAACGCGGTGTAGAAGGTGCAAAGAAGACGAAGAACTTTTTCCTGGGAAGATCTGGAATGTTGTTGGCCATATTAATGCTCCTTTTAGCAGTCATGCTTCATTGGTTCGGCTTCATCGGCAAGTAG
- the LOC131000273 gene encoding protein CHLORORESPIRATORY REDUCTION 42, chloroplastic → MALSFTPTSAKFAVLQISTKRSHLVVMKCELNERNSSEKKLEIGSPIIVIEAPKLLKTAASVPCLRANAGLVNPGDVGRIVSRKPKDVWAVRLSIGTYLMDAKYFKPLELDG, encoded by the exons ATGGCACTCTCCTTCACCCCAACTTCTGCAAAATTCGCAGTGCTCCAAATCTCCACAAAACGAAGCCATCTAGTGGTGATGAAATGCGAATTAAATGAAAGAAATTCAAGCGAGAAGAAACTAGAGATAGGATCTCCCATAATAGTGATCGAGGCTCCAAAGCTGCTCAAAACTGCTGCTTCTGTGCCTTGTTTGCGCGCCAATGCCGGTTTAGTCAACCCCGGTGACGTCGGAAG GATTGTGTCGAGGAAGCCTAAGGATGTTTGGGCAGTGCGGCTAAGTATTGGTACTTATCTCATGGATGCCAAATATTTCAAGCCTTTGGAACTTGATGGTTGA
- the LOC131000274 gene encoding kinesin-like protein KIN-12E — MQHWLTLSNSKYFKIFNGPSKSSPSPFTLSSKLSNLLHILSQNHSSQSIRAVKMPVFSSNTESTMSAIRSRFGYGQIQHPELADSATTVMKSSASSPALLLKSASRDNSVSDDGETTSAAATRNFEFGLDPSFWKEHNVQVIIRLRPLSSSEISVQGSNRCVRQDSSQTITWTGHPESRFTFDIVADESVSQEMLFKVAGVPMVENCMLGYNSCMFAYGQTGSGKTHTMLGDIEGGTRRHSVNCGMTPRVFEYLFSRIQKDKDARREEKVKFTCRISFIEIYNEQILDLLDPSSANLQIREDTNKGIYVENVTEVEVMSARDVIQQLIQGSVNRKVAATNMNHASSRSHSVFTCVIESKWESEGVTHHRFARLNLVDLAGSERQKSSGAEGERLKEATNINKSLSTLGLVIMNLVSISNGRSPHVPYRDSKLTFLLQDSLGGNAKTIIIANISPSTCCSLETLSTLKFAQRAKFIKNHAIVNEDASGDVLALRIENQNLKKEVSRLRSLVNGGAESHDGDALSITFPGSPGTFKWDGQQGFSSPIISQKKMSNRKEYEVALVGALQRENDKDAALQALAAENQAALQLAKQREDEIQGLKMRLRFREAGIKRLESVASGKISAETHLLKEREEHLKVIEVLRAQVDRNQEVTRFAMENLRLKEEIRRLKSFCEEGERERLNEQITVLEKELREALDWKLMHESDCGNSQKESSEVLGTPGDSNFLTSNQESASPWRTSMSEENEFLRMQAIQNQSQIDGLNRKIDFLIDEKEKLERHVNELAKELEAERLSKEAIVEAQRQETRFPSLVNMGISDQTELKTMVDAIGAASEREAEAHEMAIFLSKENDELKMKLKALIDDNNKLIDMYERAVAENRTKSSDSSEIPWKDTTEDHSDFVAKVDETKGVEIQNEFEKLNCQLTEMHEENDKLLSLYEKAMLERDELKRVIACGQNKNADDEGNNSCPEKLVEVDKGQRRLSFGEASVCIVNGHEREEMNSNGLNADDANTDVAVESCLYEVEVQDDHNLCSIDSPLHNYCESNEPNTESVAGVGKNCVTEPIEQNDMELDEPEKHEEQEEISVLQGNTSMLGFEESDKYDQGNGCPSTGNPTKGTDMEMQECVPNAIPMHVCEDLRSISLKLAEAREKLSYSAETVSIFGSFERAMIEVDALSEKIGKLECSKQAKEQERQHLQALSSKLHERKELANKKLLALKHSLTNFSSSLSYFEQREAMARSKLDVSSHHLNRRKEELTSLETSREELVNALSELKQTENELRSITENLRQKVEEENRKLESERVLFAIDNVEKPANDLSNRNWQVTGKATALLKSEEEKTKLQNQIKLNREKLSDVRKEGEAMNWKLAKMESEIQALEAEVQKEMLTVDEMTLKLQNSLQEKEMLVEVKENGKHEFESMLLEYHQSIFEADMNEEEIKIAQEELLRESREVEGLQMAKDEVTRRKTELVEAMSCDTCLVSDKVEAALDSLQTSVVELNSLLQHFG; from the exons TCCGTCTCCATTCACTCTCTCATCAAAACTCAGTAACCTTCTTCATATTCTATCGCAAAATCACTCTTCCCAATCCATTCGAGCCGTCAAAATGCCGGTGTTCTCCTCCAACACCGAATCTACCATGTCCGCTATTAGGTCGCGGTTTGGCTATGGCCAAATTCAGCACCCTGAATTGGCTGACTCGGCCACCACTGTTATGAAGAGCTCTGCCAGCTCTCCGGCTCTACTTCTCAAATCAGCTAGCAGAGACAATTCTGTATCCGACGATGGCGAAACCACCTCGGCTGCTGCTACACGCAATTTCGAGTTCGGTCTCGACCCTAGCTTTTGGAAGGAGCATAACGTTCAG GTTATTATCCGGTTACGGCCTTTGAGCAGCTCTGAGATATCTGTTCAAGGCTCTAACAGATGTGTTAGGCAAGATAGCTCCCAGACGATTACGTGGACGGGACATCCAGAGTCCCGATTTACATTTGACATTGTTGCAGATGAAAGTGTTAGCCag GAAATGCTGTTTAAAGTTGCTGGGGTTCCAATGGTGGAAAATTGCATGCTAGGATATAACAGCTGTATGTTTGCCTATGGACAA ACTGGAAGTGGCAAAACTCATACAATGCTGGGAGACATTGAGGGAGGTACTCGGAGACACAGTGTTAACTGTGGGATGACACCAAGAGTTTTTGAGTACTTGTTCTCCAGAATTCAGAAG GATAAAGATGCTCGCAGGGAGGAAAAAGTAAAATTTACTTGTAGAATTTCTTTCATAGAAATCTACAACGAACAGATTCTTGATCTTTTGGATCCTTCATCTGCTAATTTACAG ATAAGAGAGGACACTAATAAAGGTATCTATGTAGAAAATGTCACTGAGGTAGAAGTCATGAGTGCTCGAGATGTTATCCAACAACTTATTCAG GGTTCAGTCAACAGAAAGGTAGCTGCAACAAACATGAACCATGCTAGTAGTCGTTCTCATAGTGTATTCACATGTGTCATAGAGAGTaag TGGGAGTCTGAGGGGGTAACTCATCACCGCTTTGCTCGTCTTAATCTTGTGGATTTAGCCGGATCTGAAAG GCAAAAGAGCTCTGGTGCAGAAGGTGAACGTTTGAAGGAAGCTACTAATATCAACAAGTCTCTTTCTACATTAGG ACTTGTGATAATGAATCTCGTGAGCATATCCAATGGGAGGTCGCCTCATGTTCCTTACAGGGATTCCAAGCTCACTTTTTTGCTTCAG GATTCACTGGGGGGAAATGCAAAAACAATAATCATCGCAAACATTAGTCCCTCTACTTG CTGCTCGCTAGAAACTTTGAGCACATTAAAGTTTGCCCAACGCgccaaatttataaaaaatcat GCTATTGTTAATGAAGATGCTTCTGGTGATGTGCTGGCTTTGAGGATTGAAAACCAAAACCTCAAG AAAGAAGTATCTCGTTTGAGAAGCCTAGTAAATGGAGGAGCAGAAAGCCACGACGGAGACGCTCTATCAATAACATTTCCAGGATCTCCAGGAACCTTTAAATGGGATGGGCAACAAGGATTTTCCAGTCCAATCATATCACAGAAAAAGATGTCAAAT AGAAAGGAGTATGAAGTTGCTCTTGTCGGAGCTCTTCAGAGGGAAAATGATAAAGATGCTGCGCTGCAGGCCTTGGCAGCAGAAAATCAAGCAGCTTTGCAGCTG GCCAAACAAAGAGAAGATGAGATTCAAGGTCTGAAGATGCGACTGAGATTTCGAGAAGCTGGAATAAAGAGACTAGAATCCGTTGCTTCTGGAAAGATATCTGCTGAGACTCACTTGCTCAAAGAAAGAGAAGAGCATTTAAAGGTAATAGAGGTCTTGCGTGCTCAGGTAGACCGTAACCAGGAGGTAACAAGATTTGCTATGGAGAATTTGCGACTGAAAGAAGAGATCAGAAG ATTAAAATCATTTTGTGAGGAAGGTGAACGGGAAAGACTTAATGAACAGATAACGGTACTAGAAAAAGAG CTGCGAGAAGCTCTTGATTGGAAACTTATGCATGAGTCGGATTGTGGTAACAGTCAG AAAGAAAGCAGTGAAGTTTTGGGCACTCCCGGTGATAGTAACTTTCTGACTTCCAATCAG GAATCTGCATCACCTTGGCGCACATCAATGAGTGAAGAGAATGAGTTCCTGCGCATGCAG GCCATTCAAAACCAATCACAGATTGATGGACTTAACCGAAAAATCGACTTCCTCATCGATGAGAAAGAAAAGTTAGAAAG GCATGTCAATGAGTTGGCAAAAGAGCTCGAGGCTGAGCGATTGTCGAAAGAAGCCATTGTAGAGGCGCAGAGACAAGAAACCAGATTTCCTTCTCTCGTGAATATGGGCATAAGTGATCAGACAGAACTAAAAACAATGGTTGATGCCATTGGAGCAGCCAGCGAAAGAGAGGCAGAAGCGCATGAAATGGCAATTTTCTTGTCCAaagaaaatgatgaattgaAGATGAAGCTCAAGGCATTAATTGATGATAACAATAAACTGATTGATATGTATGAAAGGGCAGTTGCGGAAAACCGTACAAAGAGCTCCGATAGTTCTGAAATCCCTTGGAAAGATACCACAGAAGATCACAGTGATTTCGTTGCTAAAGTAGACGAGACCAAGGGAGTGGAGATACAAAATGAATTTGAAAAGCTGAACTGTCAACTTACAGAAATGCACGAAGAAAATGATAAGCTTTTGAGCCTGTATGAGAAGGCTATGCTAGAGAGAGATGAGTTGAAAAGAGTAATTGCTTGCGGTCAAAACAAGAATGCAGATGATGAAGGAAATAATAGCTGTCCAGAAAAGCTGGTTGAAGTCGATAAAGGTCAGCGTCGTCTCAGTTTTGGCGAAGCTTCTGTTTGCATTGTGAATGGACATGAGCGAGAGGAAATGAATTCCAATGGTCTAAATGCAGACGATGCCAATACAGACGTTGCTGTAGAATCATGCTTGTATGAAGTGGAAGTGCAGGACGATCATAACCTATGTTCAATAGATTCACCATTGCATAATTATTGTGAATCAAATGAACCAAATACCGAGTCAGTTGCAGGTGTTGGGAAGAATTGTGTGACAGAACCGATTGAGCAGAACGATATGGAACTAGATGAGCCAGAGAAACATGaagaacaagaagaaatttCTGTGCTGCAAGGGAATACCAGTATGCTGGGATTTGAGGAATCCGACAAATACGACCAGGGTAATGGTTGTCCGAGCACCGGGAATCCAACTAAAGGAACTGATATGGAAATGCAGGAATGCGTACCTAATGCAATCCCTATGCATGTGTGTGAAGATCTGAGATcaataagtttgaagcttgctgAAGCGCGAGAAAAGCTTTCGTACTCTGCTGAAACAGTAAGCATTTTTGGCTCATTTGAGAGAGCAATGATTGAAGTTGACGCTCTTTCAGAAAAAATCGGCAAACTGGAATGCAGTAAACAGGCAAAAGAACAGGAGCGCCAACACCTACAAGCACTCTCTTCAAAGCTGCATGAGAGAAAAGAACTTGCTAACAAGAAACTGTTGGCCTTGAAGCACTCTTTGACGAACTTCTCTTCTTCATTGAGTTACTTTGAACAGCGTGAGGCTATGGCACGATCAAAACTGGATGTTTCTTCCCACCATCTGAATCGCAGGAAAGAGGAGTTAACCAGCCTTGAGACGTCCAGGGAGGAACTAGTGAACGCTCTTTCAGAGCTGAAACAAACCGAGAATGAACTGAGAAGCATCACAGAAAACTTGAGACAGAAAGTGGAGGAGGAAAACCGGAAACTGGAAAGCGAGAGGGTTCTCTTTGCAATAGACAATGTTGAGAAACCAGCCAATGACCTTTCTAACAGGAATTGGCAAGTGACTGGCAAGGCCACTGCTTTGCTCAAATCCGAGGAAGAGAAGACGAAGctgcaaaatcaaataaaactgAACAGAGAAAAATTGAGTGATGTGAGGAAGGAAGGTGAGGCTATGAACTGGAAGTTGGCCAAGATGGAGAGCGAGATACAGGCGCTCGAAGCTGAAGTGCAGAAAGAGATGCTCACTGTTGATGAAATGACCCTCAAACTTCAAAACTCTCTTCAGGAGAAAGAAATGCTTGTGGAGGTTAAAGAAAATGGTAAACACGAATTCGAAAGCATGCTTCTTGAGTACCACCAGAGCATTTTCGAAGCAGACATGAATGAAGAAGAGATCAAAATCGCGCAAGAGGAGCTGTTGAGGGAATCAAGAGAAGTAGAAGGTTTGCAGATGGCAAAAGATGAAGTTACACGAAGGAAGACGGAGCTGGTTGAAGCTATGTCGTGCGACACTTGCTTAGTGTCGGATAAGGTGGAGGCAGCTCTTGACAGTTTACAAACATCAGTTGTAGAGTTGAACTCATTGCTTCaacattttggttga